In Fusarium falciforme chromosome 9, complete sequence, the sequence AGAGTGAGTCAGCCTGCTTCCCTTATCGGGACGGTTGTCCGCAGGTCTTCAGGCCTGAAGTAGCATTCGTGCCTCTTCCTTTGACACCGTGCACATGGAGCCGAGCCTGAGCATCGAACCTTCATGTCACGGCATCGAGCGCATCTATAACAACAGTCAGTCGAGGGAACAGTATCTCCGTGATAGGTCACTGACGCGCGCAAACATCGCCGGCGGTTCATCGCTTCCGGATTGCTGAAGCTGTGTGGAACGAGGCAGTATAGGAGACTGGTAGCTATCAAGGCAGAGCGATaatgaagaaggaggccggTTTGTGTCAAGACGGACCGAtcgcaaggccaagatcagAAGCTAGACCATTTTCTGGGCTTGAATGCTGACGTAACCCAGACAGGCAAACCTTCGAGGTGTTGACTTGAGCTCACAATCATCCACAAATGGTGGCAGCTGTTTTCTTTATATTGCTTGGCCTGGCTTTAGTAACTGTACAAGTTTATTCAAAGGTCGACATGACCACTCTATCTCAGAAGGTAATTTTGCAATCGAGGCCGACAGAACATGGTGTACCCAGTGGATGCTGTGACGGGGCCTGTACAAGACCATCAACCTGTAAATTAACGAAGAGTAATTGGaagaggtaattatataagatggCAAGAGAATTTATTGGCAGGCAAGGCTGTGCCCATCCGAATATACTGCAACCGGGCCTCCAGCAAGAAACGGCCCCGTACCTCCGGGAGTCGGAGATGCTGAGCCGGCCGGTCCGGGCCCACTTCGGTATGCTCGGTACCAAGAGGAGACGGGCTCATTCCCTCACAAAATACGAGGATTAACACTTCTTTATACGACAATATGATCCTAAGGAATCATTCCGAAGCAATGACAGACTCATCTATTGTCTGTTGCAATGCTGGAGGGTAACGGTGAGCGATCCCACTGGATGCGTGCGAGTGGCATTGTCAATTCAAGACAGCAGAATAGGGGTATCAATTCATCAATCCCTGGCTCATGTTCTCATTGATAGAACAGGTAACAAGACTGAGATAACACTCCAATTTCTCCTTCCGACGATTTTCCATTAAAGCGCATTCCCTACCACTCGATGACTTGattctccatcttcaaacTCTGAGACCATAACCTTGCCAACCCGTTCAAAACCACTTGACGCCATCGCGGCGTGTCATGTAGCGCAGTTCGCATCCTTGTATACCTTGCACTGCTCCGACGCCATTTTACCCTGTCATAGACACTTTCCACCACCAATTACCACCCGCTCATTGTCGCGCGTCATTCCAGACGCAGGACTCTTGCCCAGGCACCATGTTGACGATGGCACCCAAATAACCAATTCGCCCAATGTGATCGGAAAGGCTATTTTCCAGTTCTTGTTCGAGGCGATTACGcgccctcctcgtcatcgccaATGCGAATCGCTCCCTCGGTACCAGCTCCATGAGCCCAGTAGCCACCAACCTCGGGGGTCGTCTCGCGGTTCTGACGAGCAGCCGTAATTAGccaaaggccaaggatggccttggcaaGAACATCGAGGACGGCGTAGATGATGATCTCGGTGCCGACCTTGACCCTCCAAGCGCCGCCAGCAGCACCCCAGACCCTGTAGTCGTTAGCATGCAACACAGCATTTAAGGAAATCACTTACACAACGTAGATGGTCCAGAGAATGAGGGCAAAAGTGGCGAGGGAGCCAAACAGTCGAGAAACCTTGGTACcacgagctcgagaagctctaGCACCATGGATAGAGACATGCCAGATGGTGAAGAGATAGGCAATGCAACTGATGGCGTACCATCCCCATTTCTGAGCAGTATGCGCATGTCCAATAGCAGCAAAAAGACCCGTGAGCATCATGATAACATTCGCCACAATAGCCATGACGGTATGTgctccatcaacaccagccaGCAGACAAAGCTCGAGAACCAGGATAGGAGTCGTGATGGCCCAGTCCACAAAGCGAGCCCAGTAGACCTGACGGCACACGTCGTGGAACGTATCGGGAACGTGCTTGTGGTGATCTCGAACACTGACGCAGTTAAAGGTGGATGCGTGCCCGGAGGCCATGGCAAAGTAGGCGAGCGCGGAGACGATGGTGGTCAGGGTGGTGAGGAAGTAGAAGATGCGACGCTGGACGGCGACGTTCCACGAGAGGAGGGCGAAGACGGCGGAagccaccaccatcatgaagaagagaacCCATAGAGCGCGGATTCCATTGTGCCCGGCTGTCTCGTAATGAGTCGGCTCAGCTGGGAATTGTTAGTGTGAAGCCATTTAAGTGAAGCCATTCGCTCTAGAACATACGAATGACGGTCGGGATCGGCCCAACGggcttggtcttgatggcctcaatCACAGAATCCATTATATCGTTTTCGAATCGCCTCTGAATATTCAAGTTGTCAAGAGCTCAAAGACTACAGAACAAAACTCCCCAAGGCGAAGCGGGCAAACAGGCATTTAAGAGGCAAAACGCAGCATGCCGGTCCTCTTCGCCTCCTGTAAGCAAACAAACGTCATCCATGACATGTAGATTGGTAAACGACGTTGCAGAAAAGCAGGTATTGATGCGGGGGAGCAGCAGGATCGCGACGTGTCTGGGCGGGCTTCGCGTGTGTACGGCGTCACCATAACGTAATCTGGTAGGACAAGGTGATGTTTCGAGTTGTTGCTTTTTCGGAGCTGATGCACGTGTTTCGTCAGGTGACGTTGATGGATGTTATAATTGTAATTGTAAGTGTGCTCTGGAGATGATAATTTGTGTAAGCTTGGGATAATGGTGTAGTCCTTCCACATGATTGTCAGTAGCTGTGTGGTGTTAGCTGACCGAAGCCATGGCGGGAATGGCTTCACGATGCCCTCACTGCCCTCGCGGCAGAGGCGCCACAAACGAGCAACCGATGGAACGTTCAAGAAAATTTTGTCCTGCATATTTTGCAGATCCATCGTTTCAAGAAAATACCCTAACGCAAAAAGCTTGGAAGAGTGCCGGCAGCCAGGAACTCATTGCAACATGGACAGTCCTGACTCTGAGGGTTTGGTTCAGCCTCAAACAGGGAAGCTACTGCAGCTGCTATGCCTTTTTGAAGATAACTTGGCACCTTGGGCCTTGAGGCATGAACACTACTTTTTTAGTCGTGAATGGCTGCCCTCTCCTCTGCCCCGGAGTGTCCGAACTCGCAAGCTTGTGAGGATCTTCAGAAGCTTATCGCCCACCCTACGAGGACCTTGGTCCAGAGGTATGCCTAGTTTAGACAGCAGCTCATCGGTATGGAACATGGTTCTTCCACGGGTTGTCGTCAGTGTGTTCACTGCCTTGTGCAGATCTTTGGCTGCGAGGAATGGAATCTCGATCGCTCTTTGATCGTCTGTTCCGAAGCCGCCTGAGTCAATGTGCAGGTCAGACGAGTCAGCCCATGTCTCATGTCGGACGCAAGTCTCCCCTCTCTTCCGTGAAACAGGCAGATAAAAATACTGGCACTCGAAGCTCAGTCTAACAATGCAATACTGTACATAGCCCGcatttaaaaagaaactttCATCGTGGTAGATCACGTTGAAGCTTCACAGACCACGATGGAACCGTAGCCACCCGCTCACGTTTTCTCATCTCGCTTACACTTTTGACCTTTCCTCCCCTTCCTCCCCGCAAATTCCCCAGACTTTTTTCTCGTCTGAATCAGCTGCCGAGCATCGGCCCGCGTGAACTGCACAAAGGATGCAAAGAATTGCGGAGGATCCAATAGAAGAGGACTCACAGCCTTGTTGACATGTGAAATGCGGGATAATTGATTACGCTGTGGCGGGGATGAGGACCCGCTCAGGCCAGGTCAGCCCCAGTTGGAAAGCCACCCTAGAGATGCGGCCACGTGCCCCTGTAAGGGCTGCCACTCCTGTCTCCTTGATTGGTAGGCCGCCCTCCCTCCAGGCGGTGAGGATGTCCTGAATTGGGTGCGCTTCCAGTTTGCGGCTGGTCAGATGTCCGCTGAGGGCTGACGACGAAGGGCATTCCAGAGGCTGTGAGCTGAATATCTCGTGTTCAATGTTTGAtgtggtgttgagaagaaaaaaggagAAACACATGCCCTGTATTTACAGAACGTTACAAGGCGTTTAGCGGCTGCCAACTGCTCTACAGCGGCTGCATGGCAGTTTTCCCCACATTCGACGATGGCGGGGAAAAGTGGATTCAATCTTTCGGAAAGTGGACATGGTCATGGGGACCTTCCCAAATTCAAGAAATTCCTCTCGTCCCTATTCGCACACCAAGATCCAatttcatcatcaccaagtccATCCCCGAATATCATCACTCTCAGATCATCGCTTGTTCCCTGTATCTACCTGGAAGAAAAGCTACGAGCCGTCCTTACAAGCCACTGCCGTTATCTCCTTCTGTGCCGTGTCTCGGAGCCCCCTCCGCCAACCCCCACCACTTCCGCCAACTCACCGCACCTACAGTTCCGCTCGCTCTTCGACTTGTGACCCCCGGTTACTCCCATCTCTTGTCCTGTTTCAACAATAATCTCTCAGTTTCAATCACAAGACGCAAACACGCTCTATCCCTCCCTACGATCACGATCCTCAAATCTACAACGCTCGCGTTTGAACCTGTTCCAAACATCCTCCCCTGCCATGCTATAACGTCGCTTTCTCCGCCGCTACCGCTCCCTCCTCGCAGACGACCTTGTTCCCACGCTTGACCTGCGTGGGCATTTATCATGGCCGATCTGCTGCTCCAAACCCGTGCGGTTCCTACTCACTCGAAACCCAAGTCTCCCGTCAAGTCGAACACGAAAGCGAAGCGTCCACCGAGCGTGTCCTCGTCGGGTCCAGCGGTCGTCAGTACGATTCAAAAGGCCATCAAGCAGGCCAATGATACTTGGTTATGGTGCAAGGATGGTTTGACAGAAGACCAGCGCCAGAAGGTGCAACAGTTGGAAGAAAGGAAACATCATTTGGGTTTGCGCATGCAAAATGTGAGTTGCTGTCGCTTCTCCTGTCGCGTCACTTGCTAACAGACCCAGGCCGAGTCTCACGCGCAATGGGAGGCTGCCGCGAAGGAACTCGACGTTCTCGAAGGAAATGACGAGTGGAAACGAGACGCATCGTCGGGCGACTACAACCCCAAGTTGATCAAGGAGCGTCTACAAGCCCTCGACGAAGCCCGCACCAAATGCGACGTTCATACCATGATGCACCTGATTCGTACTGCCCTGTCTCGAGATCTTGGTGGCATGGATAATGTCGATCTCTACCGACACTCTTACTCGGGAACGAAGCACCTCATCGAGCGCTACGTCGAGTCCACAATACAGACAATTGAGGCTGTTGTCACGCAAAGTCGACTTGACCAGAGTGTTGAGTATCGCGACTTGCTTGAAGGCATACTCTTTGCTCGACAGAGCTTTGGCCGGAGCGCATTGCTCCTCTCAGGCGGTGGCACTTTTGGCATGTCCCATATTGGCGTGTTGAAGGCCCTGTTTGAGGCACAGCTTCTACCAAGGATCATTTCAGGTGCAAGCGCCGGAAGCATCGTTTGCGCCGCCATGTGCACGCGAACAGACGAGGAAATCCCTCAGTTGATCGAGGAGTTCCCCTACGGAGACCTTTCCGTATTCGAGAGTCCCGATGGAACAGACGGCGTTTGGAACAACTTGCGCCGTCTGCTTACCGAAGGAAGCTGGTCTGACATCAAGCACCTTACTAGAGTCATGAGAGGCTTGATGGGTGACATGACCTTTCAAGAGGCTTACAACCGAACACGCCGAATCCTCAATATTTGCGTCTCGACGGCCTCCATGTATGAGCTGCCGAGACTGCTCAACTACGTCACGGCTCCCAACGTCATGATCTGGTCCGCTGTCGCCGCGTCGTGTTCGGTTCCTCTGGTCTTCAACGCGTCGCCTCTTCTCGTCAAAGACCCCATCACGGGCGAGCATTTGCCATGGAATCCAACTCCACAGCGTTGGATTGATGGCTCGGTGGACAATGACTTGCCCATGACGCGTCTCTCGGAAATGTTCAACGTGAACCACTTTATCGTTTCCCAAGTGAATCCCCACGTCGTCCCCTTTCTTGCCAAGGATGACCACTTGTCCCCTCAAAGAAAGCCGGAACGCCCCCAGCAAGTCAATACCGACGAGTTTGACTGGATGTACACATTGACATCTCTAGCGAGGGACGAGGCGCTTCACCGACTTCACTTCCTTGCTGAACTCGGC encodes:
- a CDS encoding Opsin-1 — its product is MDSVIEAIKTKPVGPIPTVIPEPTHYETAGHNGIRALWVLFFMMVVASAVFALLSWNVAVQRRIFYFLTTLTTIVSALAYFAMASGHASTFNCVSVRDHHKHVPDTFHDVCRQVYWARFVDWAITTPILVLELCLLAGVDGAHTVMAIVANVIMMLTGLFAAIGHAHTAQKWGWYAISCIAYLFTIWHVSIHGARASRARGTKVSRLFGSLATFALILWTIYVVVWGAAGGAWRVKVGTEIIIYAVLDVLAKAILGLWLITAARQNRETTPEVGGYWAHGAGTEGAIRIGDDEEGA
- a CDS encoding Patatin-like phospholipase domain-containing protein, whose product is MADLLLQTRAVPTHSKPKSPVKSNTKAKRPPSVSSSGPAVVSTIQKAIKQANDTWLWCKDGLTEDQRQKVQQLEERKHHLGLRMQNAESHAQWEAAAKELDVLEGNDEWKRDASSGDYNPKLIKERLQALDEARTKCDVHTMMHLIRTALSRDLGGMDNVDLYRHSYSGTKHLIERYVESTIQTIEAVVTQSRLDQSVEYRDLLEGILFARQSFGRSALLLSGGGTFGMSHIGVLKALFEAQLLPRIISGASAGSIVCAAMCTRTDEEIPQLIEEFPYGDLSVFESPDGTDGVWNNLRRLLTEGSWSDIKHLTRVMRGLMGDMTFQEAYNRTRRILNICVSTASMYELPRLLNYVTAPNVMIWSAVAASCSVPLVFNASPLLVKDPITGEHLPWNPTPQRWIDGSVDNDLPMTRLSEMFNVNHFIVSQVNPHVVPFLAKDDHLSPQRKPERPQQVNTDEFDWMYTLTSLARDEALHRLHFLAELGIMPNLATKFRSVLSQKYSGDINILPEMSINDLPRLMRNPSPEFMMRACLVGERATWPKLSRIRDRCAIELALDRAVHRLRARVIFSESQRDLRRLNVTMGNIPLKIPPTAQAGQAAAASVETKNQKRHRRKSGSSLLVAPRRWLLVDDAITDDETEQEERLEMESRRSQVGSSLSQRKPRLKRASRSQVHIHTRATLASSVHAEETNPDFNFSKPITPPLKGVDDDTEVAVDEEPEEATQEPWSAPAWQTRTSISPPAEEAETSEAYHSSDAHRDDTDISDPEPYDVHQISNTPNKALSVESRGRYGPEERAGWILWD